The genomic stretch GAAAGAGAGTGAAGATGAGTTTACTCATCGGCACGAACGGCGAATGACGATCAGGAACCGCAGGTTCATGATATAATGAGCGAAAGAGAGTGAAGATGAGTTCACTCATCGAATAAAAACCGTTAAGGAGGAAATGACATGGGAATTGTTAAGGCACTTACTACCGCAGTAGGAGGTTCACTGGCAGACCAGTGGCTTGAAGTGATAGAAGCAGGCAATATGGGAGATCAGACCGTATTCACCAGCGGAGTGAAAATCCGGAAGGGATCCAATACAAAGAGCACAGAATATACGGTATCTGATGGTTCCGTCATTCATGTTTACCCCAATCAGTTCATGATTTTGGTCGATGGCGGAAAGGTGATTGATTACACCGGAGAACCAGGTTATTTTACCGTGAAAAATTCTTCCCTTCCATCCCTCTTTAACGGTCAGTTCGATGAGGCCATAAAGGAATCCTTTGACCGGATCCGTTTCGGCGGCCAGACACCCACTTCCCAGAGGGTGTATTTCATCAACTTACAGGAGATTAAAGGGATTAAGTTCGGTACTCCCAATCCCATCAACTATTTCGATCAGTTTTATAATGCGGAATTGTTTTTGCGGGCCCACGGTACGTATTCCATCAAGGTAACAGACCCTCTGTTGTTCTATGGGGAAGCCATACCGAAAAATGCTTCCCGGGTCGAGGTAGATGACATCAATGCCCAGTATTTATCTGAATTTTTAGAGGCTCTTCAGTCATCGATCAACCAGATGTCCGCCGATGGCATCCGGATCTCCTATGTAGCTTCAAAAGGAAGAGAGTTGGGACAGTATATGGCGGGTGTCCTTGACGACCAGTGGAAGGATCAGAGAGGAATCGAGATCCAGTCCGTGGGAATCGCCAGTATTTCCTATGATGAGGAATCAAAGAAGCTGATCCAGATGCGCAACCAGGGCGCCATGCTAAGCGATCCCGGGGTCAGGGAGGGCTATGTGCAGGGAGCAGTGGCCAGAGGCCTTGAAGCGGCAGGAAGCAATGCCAATGGTTCCATGGCAGGATTTATGGGTATGAACATGGGTATGAATACTGGCGGCGGCTTTATGGGAGCAGCCTCAAATGCCAATTATCAGCAGATGCAGATGAACCGGGCCCAGCAGGAAAATTCCATGGAACGGACCCCGGCAGGCGGAGCGGGTAAGGCCGAAAGCCCTTCGGAAAGCCAATGGACCTGCGGCTGCGGAAGTGTGAATACAGGAAAATTCTGTCCGGAATGCGGAAACCCAAAGCCGGCAGGAACATGGACCTGTGAATGTAAAACTGTAAACAATGGCAGATTTTGTTCGGAGTGTGGAAAACCAAGACCATGAGTGAGATCATAAGCTATAAATGTCCAAATTGCGGCGGGCCGCTTATCTTTGATCCGAAAAAGCAGAAGTATGCTTGTGAATACTGCTTATCAGAATTCAACCAGAAGGAAACAGAGAGCGGGGAGCCGCAGGAGCCTAAGGCAGAAAAGAAAAGCAGGGAGCCTGAGGCTCCCAAGGCAAAGAAACAGGACGGAGAGCCTGTCCTTTATACCTGCCCAAGCTGCGGTGCCGAGATCGTAACGGATGAGACCACTGCAGCCACCTTCTGCTACTATTGCCATAACCCGGTGATCTTATCGGGCAGGCTGACCGGGGAATTCCATCCGGATTATGTGGTTCCATTTGCAATGGAAAAGAAGCGGGCCGTGGAAATCTTTGAGCAATGGATGAAAAAGAAACGGTTTGTTCCAAAAGCTTTTTACAGTGAAAACCAGATCGAGAAGATTTCCGGTGTATATTTTCCTTACATGCTTTACAGCTGCCGGGCGGAGGGAAGCCTGAATGCAAAAGCAGACCGTCTGCGGGTCTGGGTAAGCGGTGACCGCCGTTATACGGAAACTCAGACCTATGATGTCCGCAGGGAGGGCTCTATGCCCGTAAAATTCGTGCCACGTAATGCCCTCAAGAAGTCCAACCGGGAGCTGGTGGAGGGCGTTCTGCCGTTTGAAACGGAGAAGATGAAGCCCTTTTCCATGGGGTATCTATCCGGCTTTGTGGCAGAACGGCGGGACATGGGAGAGCAGGAATTCTCTGAGGATGTAAAGTCAGAGGTACGCCTGTTTGCCGAGCAGTCCTTAAAAAACAGCATTACCTCCTATGATTCTGTGAGGGTTCAGAATCAATCCGTCCGCCTGGAGGACGAACGATGGGAGTATGCACTTTTGCCGGTGTGGACTCTAACCTACCACGACGGGGCAAAGGACCAGATGTATTATTTTACAGTGAATGGGCAGACCGGTAAGGTATGCGGTAAGCTTCCTGTGGACCGGAACAAACTGATGCTTCTGTTTATGGAAATATTCCTGCCCGTATTTCTTGCTATGCTGATTGTGGGGTATCTGATATGATGAAAACAAACGGACTGTTCCTTCGGATAAGCAAGGTAACCGTTTTACTGTTCATGGTTCTTCTG from Lacrimispora sphenoides JCM 1415 encodes the following:
- a CDS encoding ATP-binding protein, which encodes MSEIISYKCPNCGGPLIFDPKKQKYACEYCLSEFNQKETESGEPQEPKAEKKSREPEAPKAKKQDGEPVLYTCPSCGAEIVTDETTAATFCYYCHNPVILSGRLTGEFHPDYVVPFAMEKKRAVEIFEQWMKKKRFVPKAFYSENQIEKISGVYFPYMLYSCRAEGSLNAKADRLRVWVSGDRRYTETQTYDVRREGSMPVKFVPRNALKKSNRELVEGVLPFETEKMKPFSMGYLSGFVAERRDMGEQEFSEDVKSEVRLFAEQSLKNSITSYDSVRVQNQSVRLEDERWEYALLPVWTLTYHDGAKDQMYYFTVNGQTGKVCGKLPVDRNKLMLLFMEIFLPVFLAMLIVGYLI
- a CDS encoding SPFH domain-containing protein; protein product: MGIVKALTTAVGGSLADQWLEVIEAGNMGDQTVFTSGVKIRKGSNTKSTEYTVSDGSVIHVYPNQFMILVDGGKVIDYTGEPGYFTVKNSSLPSLFNGQFDEAIKESFDRIRFGGQTPTSQRVYFINLQEIKGIKFGTPNPINYFDQFYNAELFLRAHGTYSIKVTDPLLFYGEAIPKNASRVEVDDINAQYLSEFLEALQSSINQMSADGIRISYVASKGRELGQYMAGVLDDQWKDQRGIEIQSVGIASISYDEESKKLIQMRNQGAMLSDPGVREGYVQGAVARGLEAAGSNANGSMAGFMGMNMGMNTGGGFMGAASNANYQQMQMNRAQQENSMERTPAGGAGKAESPSESQWTCGCGSVNTGKFCPECGNPKPAGTWTCECKTVNNGRFCSECGKPRP